A part of Microbacterium terregens genomic DNA contains:
- the pcp gene encoding pyroglutamyl-peptidase I, with amino-acid sequence MTTVLLTGFEPFGGDTANPSGAAVHLVAARWTGPEVLVTAELPVSFDGASRRLRELIATHHPDLVLATGLAGGRAAIGVERIAVNLIDARIPDNDGHQPTDVPSVEGAPAAHFSSLPVKAIVRDIAAAGIAVELSHSAGTFVCNHVFFAAVEAVPPGVPAGFIHVPWSSEHAPTTDAAALPLADIARALEIAVRTALSTHVDIGIPGGALH; translated from the coding sequence ATGACGACCGTCCTTCTCACCGGATTCGAGCCGTTCGGCGGCGACACGGCGAATCCGTCCGGCGCCGCGGTGCACCTGGTCGCCGCACGATGGACGGGACCGGAGGTCCTGGTGACGGCGGAGCTGCCCGTGAGCTTCGACGGCGCAAGCCGCCGCCTCCGCGAGCTGATCGCGACGCACCACCCCGACCTCGTTCTGGCCACAGGGCTCGCGGGCGGCCGCGCCGCGATCGGCGTCGAGCGGATCGCGGTCAACCTGATCGACGCCAGAATCCCGGACAACGACGGCCATCAGCCGACGGACGTGCCCAGTGTCGAAGGCGCCCCTGCCGCGCACTTCTCCTCCTTGCCGGTCAAGGCGATCGTCAGGGACATCGCGGCGGCAGGAATCGCCGTCGAGCTCTCACACAGCGCCGGGACGTTCGTCTGCAACCACGTGTTCTTCGCAGCGGTCGAGGCGGTTCCGCCCGGTGTGCCGGCCGGCTTCATCCACGTTCCCTGGTCTTCCGAGCACGCCCCGACGACGGATGCCGCTGCGCTGCCTCTCGCCGACATCGCGCGGGCGTTGGAGATCGCGGTCCGGACGGCGCTCTCCACCCACGTCGACATCGGCATCCCCGGCGGCGCGCTGCACTGA
- a CDS encoding proline--tRNA ligase → MVTRLSHYFLRTLRDDPSDAEVTSHRLLVRAGYIRRQAPGVFAWLPLGLRVKGKIEAVIREEMSHAGAYEVHFPALLPRDPYEVTGRWEEYGDALFRLQDRKGADYLLAPTHEEVFTLLVKDLYSSYKDLPLSIYQIQDKYRDEARPRAGLLRGREFTMKDAYSFDYTDAGLDASYQRQRDAYERIFARLGLEYVIVQADAGAMGGSRSEEFLHPTAVGEDTFVRSEGGYAANVEAFTTVVPEPMPFDGLAEPVVFDSPGTPTIATLVDHVNTHLDPPASGEWTAAHTLKNVVLALKHLDGTRELVIIGLPGDRDVDDKRVEVAFAPAEIEPATAEDFERHSLLVKGYIGPWSPTGAIFGEESATGIRYLLDPRVVDGTSWITGANADEKHVHSLVAGRDFVADGFIEVATVRAGDPAPDGSGPVSLARGMEIGHVFQLGRKYADALGLKVLDENGKLVTVTMGSYGIGVTRILAIIAELNNDDKGLIWPASVAPFDVHVVATGRDAVVFEVAERLSAELEAAGLDVLYDDRPKVSPGVKFGDAELVGVPQIVIVGRGAVEGQVELWDRRSGDRELVSVADAVARLSRR, encoded by the coding sequence GTGGTCACACGTCTCTCGCATTACTTCCTCCGCACGCTCCGCGACGACCCCTCCGATGCCGAGGTCACCTCGCACCGGCTGCTCGTTCGCGCCGGTTACATTCGCCGACAGGCGCCGGGGGTCTTCGCCTGGCTGCCGCTCGGTCTGCGGGTCAAGGGCAAGATCGAGGCCGTGATCCGCGAGGAGATGTCCCACGCCGGCGCGTACGAGGTGCACTTCCCCGCGCTGCTGCCCCGCGACCCCTACGAGGTCACCGGACGGTGGGAGGAGTATGGCGACGCGCTCTTCCGCCTGCAGGATCGCAAGGGCGCCGACTACCTGCTCGCCCCCACGCACGAAGAGGTCTTCACGCTGCTGGTGAAGGACCTGTACTCCTCGTACAAGGACCTGCCGCTGTCGATCTACCAGATCCAGGACAAGTACCGCGATGAGGCACGGCCGCGTGCGGGGCTCCTGCGCGGCCGCGAGTTCACGATGAAGGACGCGTACTCCTTCGACTACACCGACGCCGGCCTGGATGCCTCATACCAGCGGCAGCGCGACGCCTACGAGCGCATCTTCGCCCGACTGGGCCTGGAATACGTGATCGTGCAGGCGGATGCCGGGGCGATGGGCGGATCGCGGTCGGAGGAGTTCCTGCACCCGACGGCCGTCGGCGAAGACACGTTCGTGCGATCGGAAGGCGGCTACGCGGCCAACGTCGAGGCGTTCACGACGGTGGTGCCCGAGCCGATGCCGTTCGACGGGCTTGCCGAGCCGGTCGTCTTCGACTCGCCCGGCACGCCGACGATCGCGACCCTCGTGGACCACGTGAACACGCATCTGGACCCGCCCGCGTCGGGCGAGTGGACCGCAGCCCACACGCTGAAGAACGTCGTGCTTGCGCTCAAGCACCTCGATGGCACGCGCGAGCTCGTGATCATCGGCCTGCCCGGCGACCGCGACGTGGATGACAAGCGGGTCGAAGTGGCCTTCGCGCCGGCGGAGATCGAACCGGCCACCGCCGAGGACTTCGAGCGGCATTCGCTGCTGGTGAAGGGCTACATCGGTCCGTGGTCGCCGACCGGCGCCATCTTCGGCGAGGAGTCCGCCACCGGCATCCGCTACCTGCTGGATCCCCGCGTCGTGGACGGGACGTCGTGGATCACCGGCGCCAACGCCGACGAGAAGCACGTCCACTCGCTGGTGGCCGGCCGCGACTTCGTGGCCGACGGATTCATCGAGGTCGCGACGGTGCGTGCCGGCGACCCCGCCCCCGATGGCTCCGGCCCGGTCTCGCTGGCTCGCGGGATGGAGATCGGGCACGTGTTCCAGCTGGGGCGCAAGTACGCCGACGCGCTGGGGCTGAAGGTCCTCGACGAGAACGGCAAGCTCGTCACGGTAACCATGGGGTCGTACGGAATCGGCGTGACACGCATCCTGGCGATCATCGCCGAGCTGAACAACGACGACAAGGGGCTGATCTGGCCGGCATCCGTCGCGCCGTTCGACGTCCACGTCGTGGCGACCGGCCGCGACGCGGTCGTCTTCGAGGTCGCTGAACGGCTTTCGGCCGAGCTGGAGGCCGCCGGGCTGGACGTGCTCTACGACGACCGCCCCAAGGTCTCTCCCGGCGTGAAGTTCGGCGATGCGGAGCTCGTCGGCGTGCCCCAGATCGTGATCGTCGGCCGAGGCGCGGTGGAGGGCCAGGTCGAGCTGTGGGACCGCCGCTCCGGCGACCGCGAACTCGTGTCCGTCGCGGACGCGGTGGCCCGGCTCAGTCGCCGCTGA
- a CDS encoding DUF1206 domain-containing protein encodes MDSAAPKRVAREAKQSTPFRWTARAGYAANGVVHILIGIIAIVVALGGDGDTDQSGALMLIAGAPLGFVVLWLIAITLWALGIWQIFEGILVRSPSDDARGLAAKWGQRVGAWGQAAIFVALGLISASVALGARVDAEEAAENASRGVLQLPGGSIVLGLVGVGIGIGGIAFVVMGVRRTFRNKIDIPRHGIGRSLAGLGVVGFVAKGVALIIVGILLLVAALKTDPDTAGGLDGAITALLALSYGPWLVAAVGAGFIAYGVFCFFRARFARF; translated from the coding sequence GTGGACTCAGCGGCACCGAAGCGCGTCGCGCGAGAAGCAAAGCAGAGCACCCCGTTCCGCTGGACCGCCCGAGCCGGATACGCCGCGAACGGCGTCGTGCACATCCTGATCGGAATCATCGCGATCGTCGTCGCCCTCGGAGGTGATGGCGACACGGATCAGTCCGGCGCGCTCATGCTGATCGCCGGTGCACCGCTCGGGTTCGTGGTGCTGTGGCTCATCGCAATCACCCTGTGGGCCCTGGGTATCTGGCAGATCTTCGAAGGCATCCTCGTGCGCAGCCCTTCCGATGATGCGCGTGGCCTGGCGGCGAAGTGGGGGCAGCGCGTCGGAGCGTGGGGTCAGGCCGCGATCTTCGTCGCGCTCGGCCTCATCTCCGCGTCGGTTGCACTCGGAGCGCGGGTGGACGCCGAAGAGGCCGCGGAGAACGCCAGCCGCGGCGTGCTGCAGCTGCCCGGAGGCTCTATCGTGCTGGGGCTCGTCGGTGTCGGGATCGGCATCGGCGGCATCGCCTTCGTGGTCATGGGCGTCCGGCGCACGTTCCGCAACAAGATCGACATTCCCCGGCATGGCATCGGCCGCTCGCTCGCCGGCCTCGGCGTCGTCGGGTTCGTGGCGAAGGGTGTCGCGCTGATCATCGTCGGCATCCTCCTGCTGGTGGCTGCGCTGAAGACCGACCCCGACACGGCCGGCGGACTCGACGGCGCGATCACGGCACTCCTGGCCCTCAGCTACGGCCCGTGGCTGGTCGCCGCCGTCGGCGCCGGGTTCATCGCGTACGGGGTGTTCTGCTTCTTCCGCGCGCGTTTCGCACGCTTCTGA
- the ispG gene encoding flavodoxin-dependent (E)-4-hydroxy-3-methylbut-2-enyl-diphosphate synthase: MPAVNLGMPKVPETLAPRRKTRQIKVGKVLVGGNAPVSVQSMTTTPTTNINATLQQIAELTASGCEIVRVAVPSQDDADVLHIIAKKSQIPVIADIHFQPKYVYQAIDAGCAAVRVNPGNIRKFDDQVGEIARRAKEAGVSLRIGVNAGSLDPRLLEKYGKATPEALMESAVWEASLFEEHDFHDFKISVKHNDPVIMVQAYRLLAERGDWPLHLGVTEAGPAFQGTIKSATAFGILLGEGIGDTIRVSLSAPPAEEVKVGHQILQSLNLRERKLEIVSCPSCGRAQVDVYTLADNVTEGLKDMTVPLRVAVMGCVVNGPGEAREADLGVASGNGKGQIFVKGHVIKTVPESEIVATLIEEANRLAAEMGPAAPVGTAQVVTS; this comes from the coding sequence GTGCCAGCCGTGAATCTCGGGATGCCCAAGGTCCCCGAAACCCTCGCCCCCCGCCGCAAGACCAGGCAGATCAAAGTCGGCAAGGTGCTGGTCGGAGGCAACGCGCCGGTGAGCGTGCAGTCGATGACGACGACGCCCACCACCAACATCAACGCCACGCTGCAGCAGATCGCCGAGTTGACGGCATCCGGATGTGAGATCGTGCGCGTCGCGGTGCCCTCGCAGGACGACGCCGATGTGCTGCACATCATCGCGAAGAAGAGCCAGATCCCGGTCATCGCCGACATCCACTTCCAGCCGAAGTACGTCTACCAGGCCATCGACGCCGGCTGCGCAGCCGTCCGCGTCAACCCGGGCAACATCCGCAAGTTCGACGACCAGGTCGGAGAGATCGCCCGGCGCGCGAAGGAAGCCGGCGTCTCGCTGCGCATCGGAGTGAACGCCGGATCGCTGGACCCGCGCCTACTGGAGAAGTACGGCAAAGCCACGCCCGAGGCGCTGATGGAGAGCGCGGTGTGGGAGGCGTCCCTCTTCGAGGAGCACGACTTCCACGACTTCAAGATCTCCGTCAAGCACAACGACCCCGTGATCATGGTTCAGGCCTACCGGCTCCTCGCCGAGCGGGGCGACTGGCCCCTGCACCTGGGCGTCACCGAGGCGGGGCCCGCGTTCCAAGGCACGATCAAGAGCGCGACCGCGTTCGGCATCCTTCTCGGCGAGGGAATCGGAGACACGATCCGTGTCTCGCTCTCAGCTCCCCCCGCCGAGGAGGTCAAGGTCGGCCACCAGATCCTTCAGTCGCTGAACCTCCGCGAGCGCAAGCTCGAGATCGTCTCGTGCCCCTCGTGCGGGCGTGCGCAGGTTGATGTCTACACGCTTGCCGACAACGTGACCGAGGGCCTCAAGGACATGACCGTCCCGCTGCGGGTCGCCGTCATGGGCTGTGTCGTCAACGGTCCCGGCGAGGCGCGTGAGGCCGACCTCGGAGTGGCCTCCGGCAACGGCAAGGGCCAGATCTTCGTCAAGGGTCACGTCATCAAGACCGTTCCGGAGTCCGAGATCGTCGCGACGCTCATCGAAGAAGCGAATCGGCTGGCGGCCGAGATGGGCCCCGCCGCCCCGGTCGGGACGGCCCAGGTCGTCACCAGCTGA
- a CDS encoding lipase family protein — MSETPVNAVRRPRLRRVLRLIEAAPAPAVLAVGVVVLFLGIFIVTRPLTSLWLLAVLVGVSAIVAGVIDLADSERSPQRWYRILCAVWILGGIAVLVWLGRSIELLPTVLGILLVVGGLGALGGVSRGRVSARVLAVASGLGQIVFGILALVWPDLTLLVAAVLFGIRTVAYGVGLIWRAGRSIAGLPAKLSDGPQTRRSLLLGDVARYALAIGFVALAASAWWVNSWLAEGSPVVDSFYDAPVNPPDEPGVLIRSDAYTGVHPSGGDVQRILYSTTDAYGVRAVASALVITPLEPPPGPRPVISWNWGTTGVARGCAPSLMDTTATRWAIPGVEQALARGWVVVGSDYSGRGANGRFPYLIGAGEARSSLDAIRAAGQLEDLRLSADVVVWGHSQGGHAALWTEPVAAEYAPELRIRGTATLSPVTDPLGMARELTKLGASAELSILVSWVLVPYADLYPDVTVEDYVATSGRAIVREMTQRCLSEPGLFVSAITSLGVSADRPLYPANLTGGPLGRRLEQNKPVGPWAAPLLLAWGARDEVIPPQLPRRFVAELCEAGVAVRWVPYAAADHRSLINPSSPFLPTLMRWTQARFDGDDRLVSDCAQIVE; from the coding sequence GTGAGTGAAACGCCCGTGAACGCGGTCCGCAGGCCGCGATTGCGTCGCGTGCTCCGGCTGATCGAGGCCGCGCCGGCCCCCGCGGTGCTGGCCGTCGGCGTGGTGGTGCTGTTCCTCGGCATCTTCATCGTGACGCGGCCGCTGACCTCGCTGTGGCTGCTCGCCGTCCTGGTCGGCGTCAGCGCGATCGTCGCCGGGGTGATCGATCTGGCCGATTCGGAGCGGTCGCCGCAGCGGTGGTACCGCATCCTCTGCGCCGTGTGGATCCTCGGGGGCATCGCCGTGCTGGTGTGGCTGGGCCGCTCCATCGAGCTGCTCCCGACCGTTCTCGGCATCCTCCTCGTCGTCGGTGGTCTGGGTGCGCTCGGCGGGGTGAGCCGGGGGAGGGTGAGCGCGCGGGTGCTGGCGGTCGCATCCGGTCTCGGGCAGATCGTCTTCGGCATCCTCGCCCTGGTGTGGCCGGATCTGACACTGCTCGTCGCGGCCGTGCTCTTCGGAATCCGGACCGTCGCGTACGGCGTCGGGCTGATCTGGCGTGCGGGTCGCAGCATCGCAGGACTGCCCGCGAAGCTCAGCGACGGACCTCAGACACGGCGGAGCCTGCTTCTCGGCGACGTGGCACGCTATGCCCTGGCGATCGGGTTCGTGGCGCTCGCCGCCTCTGCGTGGTGGGTCAACAGCTGGCTGGCGGAGGGCTCGCCGGTGGTGGACTCCTTCTACGACGCGCCGGTGAACCCGCCCGATGAGCCCGGCGTGCTCATCCGATCGGATGCCTACACCGGCGTGCACCCGTCCGGCGGGGACGTTCAGCGCATCCTGTACAGCACGACCGACGCGTACGGGGTGCGCGCGGTGGCCAGCGCCCTGGTCATCACGCCGCTCGAGCCGCCGCCGGGTCCGCGTCCGGTCATCTCGTGGAACTGGGGGACGACGGGCGTCGCGCGCGGCTGCGCACCCAGCCTGATGGATACCACCGCGACCCGCTGGGCGATTCCCGGCGTGGAGCAGGCGCTCGCGCGCGGCTGGGTCGTCGTGGGATCCGACTACAGCGGGCGCGGCGCGAACGGCCGCTTCCCCTACCTGATCGGCGCGGGTGAGGCGCGCTCGAGTCTGGATGCGATCCGAGCTGCGGGCCAGTTGGAGGACCTGCGGCTGTCTGCCGACGTCGTCGTGTGGGGACACTCGCAGGGCGGCCACGCCGCGCTGTGGACCGAGCCGGTCGCGGCCGAGTACGCCCCCGAGCTGCGAATCCGCGGAACGGCGACACTCTCGCCGGTGACGGATCCCCTCGGCATGGCGCGCGAACTGACCAAGCTGGGCGCCTCGGCCGAGCTGTCGATCCTGGTCTCCTGGGTGCTGGTGCCGTACGCGGACCTCTATCCGGACGTCACCGTCGAGGACTACGTCGCGACGTCGGGCCGGGCGATCGTGCGCGAGATGACCCAGCGATGCCTGAGCGAACCCGGCCTGTTCGTCTCGGCCATCACCTCGCTCGGAGTCTCCGCGGATCGTCCCCTCTACCCCGCCAACCTGACCGGAGGTCCGCTCGGACGACGGCTCGAGCAGAACAAGCCCGTCGGGCCCTGGGCGGCTCCGCTGCTGCTGGCCTGGGGCGCGCGTGACGAGGTGATCCCACCGCAGCTGCCGCGCCGTTTCGTCGCGGAACTGTGCGAGGCCGGCGTCGCGGTGCGTTGGGTGCCGTACGCGGCCGCGGACCATCGCTCTCTGATCAATCCCTCCTCGCCCTTCCTGCCGACCCTCATGCGCTGGACGCAGGCCCGCTTCGACGGGGACGACCGGCTGGTCTCGGACTGCGCGCAGATTGTGGAATAG
- the nusA gene encoding transcription termination factor NusA, whose amino-acid sequence MDIDLSLLRTIEREKEIPFDELVRIIEQAILTAFAKHTTETGELPAGARALLDRKTGHVAVFLPMIDEEGAVIGEEETTPDDFGRIAAFAAKQVISQRLRDIADDAVLGEFRGKEGDIVAGVVQQGPNPRMVHVDLGSIEAILPPEEQVAGEEYKHGSRLRVYVTSVAKGNKGPQITVSRTHPGLVRKLFALEVPEIHSGLVEIVSLAREAGHRTKIAVRATDPTINAKGACIGELGRRVRAVTEELGGEKIDIVDYDPELAKFVANALSPAKVTSSFILDSSTKAVRALVPDYQLSLAIGKEGQNARLAAKLTGAKIDIQPDSVLEG is encoded by the coding sequence GTGGACATCGATCTGTCATTGCTGAGGACGATTGAGCGAGAGAAGGAGATCCCCTTCGATGAGCTCGTGCGCATCATCGAACAGGCGATCCTGACCGCCTTTGCGAAGCACACGACCGAGACCGGCGAGCTTCCGGCCGGCGCGCGCGCCCTGTTGGATCGCAAGACCGGCCACGTCGCGGTCTTCCTGCCGATGATCGATGAAGAAGGGGCCGTCATCGGCGAGGAGGAGACCACTCCCGACGACTTCGGCCGCATCGCTGCATTCGCCGCCAAGCAGGTGATCAGCCAGCGTCTGCGTGACATCGCCGACGACGCCGTCCTCGGCGAATTCCGCGGCAAGGAGGGCGACATCGTCGCCGGTGTCGTCCAGCAGGGCCCGAACCCCCGTATGGTCCACGTCGATCTCGGATCGATCGAGGCCATCCTCCCGCCCGAGGAGCAGGTCGCCGGCGAGGAGTACAAGCACGGCTCGCGCCTGCGTGTGTACGTCACCTCGGTGGCCAAGGGCAACAAGGGCCCGCAGATCACCGTCTCGCGCACGCACCCGGGCCTGGTCCGCAAGCTGTTCGCGCTCGAAGTCCCCGAGATCCACTCCGGGCTGGTGGAGATCGTCTCGCTTGCGCGTGAGGCGGGACACCGCACCAAGATCGCCGTTCGCGCGACCGACCCGACGATCAACGCCAAGGGCGCCTGCATCGGCGAACTCGGCCGTCGCGTCCGCGCCGTGACCGAGGAGCTGGGCGGGGAGAAGATCGACATCGTCGACTACGACCCCGAGCTGGCCAAATTCGTCGCGAATGCGCTGTCGCCCGCGAAGGTGACCTCGAGCTTCATCCTGGATTCCTCGACGAAGGCCGTGCGCGCGCTCGTTCCCGATTACCAGCTCTCGCTGGCCATCGGCAAGGAGGGCCAGAACGCCCGCCTCGCCGCGAAGCTCACCGGCGCCAAGATCGACATCCAGCCCGACAGCGTGCTGGAGGGCTGA
- a CDS encoding 1-aminocyclopropane-1-carboxylate deaminase — protein MAITDFDRYPLTFGPSPLQFLPRLTQHLGGAQVWAKREDVNCGLAFGGNKIRKLEYLIPEALAAGADTLVSIGGYQSNHTRQVAAVAAKLGLKARLVQENWVDWPDPLSDRVGNIQLSRIMGAKVTLDSAGFDIGIRSSWQRAIDEVIAEGGTPYAIPAGASDHPLGGLGFANWAYEVEQQERELGVFFDTIVVCTVTGSTHAGMIAGFAGQERKRRVIGIDASATLAQTRAQVERIARNTAALIGLDRELRDDEITVLEGWAGDLYGIPVESTLEAIRLGGSLEAMITDPVYEGKSLAGLIDLVTSKEIPASSTVLYAHLGGQLALNAYSGLFR, from the coding sequence ATGGCCATCACAGACTTCGACCGCTATCCGCTGACCTTCGGGCCGAGTCCCCTCCAGTTTCTGCCGCGGCTGACGCAGCACCTCGGAGGCGCCCAGGTGTGGGCGAAGCGCGAGGACGTGAACTGCGGGCTGGCCTTCGGCGGCAACAAGATCCGCAAGCTCGAGTACCTCATTCCCGAAGCGCTCGCCGCGGGGGCCGACACTCTCGTCTCGATCGGCGGCTATCAGTCCAACCACACACGCCAGGTGGCGGCCGTCGCGGCAAAGCTCGGGCTCAAAGCCCGTCTCGTGCAGGAGAACTGGGTCGACTGGCCGGACCCGCTCAGCGATCGCGTCGGCAACATCCAGCTCTCGCGCATCATGGGCGCGAAGGTCACGCTCGATTCCGCCGGCTTCGACATCGGCATCCGCTCCAGCTGGCAGCGGGCCATCGACGAGGTCATCGCCGAGGGCGGTACACCGTACGCCATCCCCGCGGGCGCATCCGATCACCCGCTCGGCGGTCTCGGATTCGCCAACTGGGCGTACGAGGTCGAACAGCAGGAGCGCGAACTGGGCGTGTTCTTCGACACGATCGTCGTCTGCACCGTCACCGGCTCCACGCACGCCGGGATGATCGCGGGGTTCGCCGGTCAGGAGCGGAAGCGCCGGGTGATCGGGATCGACGCTTCGGCGACCCTCGCCCAGACGCGCGCGCAGGTCGAGCGGATCGCCCGCAACACCGCCGCGCTGATCGGGCTCGACCGCGAACTGCGGGACGACGAGATCACCGTCCTGGAGGGCTGGGCCGGCGACCTCTACGGCATTCCCGTCGAGTCCACGCTCGAGGCGATCCGCCTGGGCGGCTCGCTCGAGGCGATGATCACCGACCCCGTCTACGAGGGCAAGTCCCTGGCCGGGCTCATCGACCTGGTGACGTCGAAGGAGATCCCGGCGTCCAGCACCGTGCTCTACGCCCACCTCGGCGGCCAGCTCGCGCTGAACGCCTACAGCGGTCTGTTCCGGTAG
- a CDS encoding pyridoxamine 5'-phosphate oxidase family protein — MADEPMTQTDAIVRLKELVEDIDFTMLTTQDPAGNLVSRPMSTRQMDENGDIWFFTAEDTKKVDEVEADHDVGLSYLDAKGMRFVSVAGRARLVHDRAKMEELYTSSLDIWFEDGLETPGIALLMVTPVECEFWEPKHGKLVMAAGMLKALVTKDTPDDTMRHERISC, encoded by the coding sequence ATGGCTGATGAACCGATGACACAGACCGACGCGATCGTGCGGCTGAAGGAACTGGTGGAGGACATCGACTTCACGATGCTGACCACGCAGGACCCCGCCGGAAACCTCGTGTCCCGACCGATGAGCACGCGGCAGATGGACGAGAACGGCGACATCTGGTTCTTCACGGCGGAGGACACCAAGAAGGTCGACGAAGTCGAGGCCGATCACGACGTGGGACTGTCCTACCTCGACGCGAAGGGCATGCGGTTCGTCTCGGTGGCCGGTCGCGCCCGCCTGGTGCACGATCGGGCCAAGATGGAGGAGCTGTACACCTCGTCGCTGGACATCTGGTTCGAGGACGGCCTCGAGACGCCCGGAATCGCGCTGCTCATGGTCACCCCGGTCGAGTGCGAGTTCTGGGAGCCCAAGCACGGCAAGCTCGTGATGGCAGCCGGCATGCTCAAGGCCCTCGTCACCAAGGACACGCCGGACGACACCATGCGTCACGAGCGGATCAGCTGCTGA
- a CDS encoding YlxR family protein: protein MDSVRTCVGCRVRALRTTLLRVVAIDSTLVPDERASLPGRGAWVHETPECVDAAIRRRAFVRALRVSGPLDTQTFEKRLNGYGNKVNGSK from the coding sequence ATGGATTCCGTACGAACGTGCGTCGGATGCCGCGTGCGTGCCCTCCGGACCACACTCCTTCGAGTCGTGGCCATCGATTCCACCCTCGTCCCCGACGAGCGGGCATCGCTGCCGGGACGGGGTGCGTGGGTGCACGAGACGCCCGAGTGCGTGGATGCCGCAATCCGGCGCCGCGCCTTCGTGCGGGCATTGCGTGTGTCAGGTCCTCTGGATACGCAGACCTTCGAGAAACGGCTGAATGGCTATGGAAACAAAGTGAACGGCTCGAAATGA